One genomic window of Halorubrum hochsteinianum includes the following:
- a CDS encoding RidA family protein, translating into MKETIHTDDAPAAVGAYSQATTDGDLVFTAGQIPLTPDGDLLDDASIAVQTERALDNLLAVLEEAGASAEDVLKTTVFLDDIDDFDEMNETYAGYFDESPPARSAVQAGALPKGVGVEIEAVAVVE; encoded by the coding sequence ATGAAAGAGACCATCCACACGGACGACGCGCCGGCGGCGGTGGGCGCGTACAGTCAGGCGACGACCGACGGCGACCTCGTGTTCACGGCCGGGCAGATCCCGCTGACGCCCGACGGCGACTTACTCGACGACGCGTCGATCGCGGTCCAGACGGAGCGCGCGCTCGACAACCTCCTCGCGGTGCTGGAGGAGGCGGGCGCGTCGGCTGAGGACGTGCTCAAGACGACGGTGTTCCTCGACGACATCGACGACTTCGACGAGATGAACGAGACGTACGCCGGCTACTTCGACGAGTCCCCGCCGGCGCGCTCGGCGGTTCAGGCGGGCGCGCTGCCGAAGGGCGTCGGCGTCGAGATCGAGGCGGTCGCCGTCGTCGAGTAG